A region from the Rhodopseudomonas julia genome encodes:
- a CDS encoding cob(I)yrinic acid a,c-diamide adenosyltransferase translates to MSQSHEGKNERVRLTRVVTRGGDKGETSMGRGMRVSKSDKRVEAYGTIDEASAQIGLVRSLAGDDTELCEMLRNVQIDLFNLAADLHMPGEHGEHLRVGEEPLQRLEAELEAMNAALPRITNFVLAGGTIAAAQAHVARTTIRRAERRIVALSLEEKVNPNVLVYINRLADFMFIASRRLNGNGATDDVWAPRAQRQA, encoded by the coding sequence ATGAGCCAGAGCCATGAAGGAAAAAACGAGCGCGTGCGCCTGACCCGGGTCGTCACCCGAGGCGGTGACAAGGGGGAAACATCCATGGGGCGCGGCATGCGCGTGTCGAAGAGCGACAAGCGGGTGGAAGCCTACGGCACCATCGACGAGGCGAGCGCGCAGATCGGCCTCGTGCGTTCTCTTGCGGGTGACGATACCGAGCTTTGTGAGATGCTGCGCAATGTCCAAATCGACCTCTTCAACCTCGCCGCCGACCTGCACATGCCGGGCGAGCACGGCGAGCATCTGCGCGTCGGCGAGGAGCCCCTTCAGCGACTGGAGGCAGAGCTTGAAGCGATGAATGCCGCCCTGCCGCGCATCACGAACTTCGTGCTGGCGGGCGGCACGATCGCCGCCGCCCAGGCGCATGTCGCCCGCACCACGATCCGCCGGGCCGAACGGCGTATCGTCGCACTGTCGCTGGAGGAAAAGGTGAACCCGAACGTGCTCGTCTACATCAACCGCCTCGCCGATTTCATGTTCATCGCGAGCCGCCGCCTGAATGGCAACGGGGCCACCGACGACGTCTGGGCGCCGCGGGCACAAAGACAGGCCTGA
- a CDS encoding ABC transporter substrate-binding protein, which produces MLRHLLAAILILATAGPAAAKPQHVVSINLCADQLLMRLADPEQIASLTYLARDASMSNLSGEARSFPANRGLAEEVVRYEPDLVLAGRYTKRVTTDLLKRIGINVLELDAPRTIEEVEAQIRLVGGALGQEARADTVIREMEQKRLRAEDGAAQLWPTAVVYEPNGYTVGAGSLIDTLLSLAGLRNLAAERGIQNYGRLPLESLVTLSPDVLIIGPPRETPALATELVRHPVLWHMPRPMEIATVPPRLWICAGPDMFEAVAILREAAAEARTRP; this is translated from the coding sequence ATGCTGAGGCACCTTCTGGCAGCGATCCTCATCCTCGCCACAGCGGGCCCGGCTGCGGCGAAGCCGCAGCACGTCGTCTCGATCAACCTCTGTGCCGACCAGCTCCTCATGCGGTTGGCGGACCCGGAGCAGATCGCATCCCTGACCTACCTCGCGCGGGATGCTTCCATGTCGAACCTCTCCGGTGAAGCCCGCAGTTTCCCGGCGAACCGCGGCCTTGCCGAGGAGGTGGTGCGCTACGAGCCCGACCTCGTTCTCGCCGGGCGCTACACCAAGCGCGTCACCACCGATCTGCTGAAGCGGATCGGCATCAACGTCCTGGAGCTCGACGCACCCCGGACCATCGAGGAAGTGGAGGCGCAGATCCGCCTCGTCGGCGGAGCGCTTGGCCAGGAGGCGCGGGCAGACACTGTCATCCGCGAGATGGAACAAAAGAGGCTGCGGGCGGAAGACGGCGCAGCCCAGCTGTGGCCGACGGCGGTCGTTTACGAGCCGAACGGCTACACCGTCGGCGCCGGCTCGCTGATCGACACGCTGCTCTCGCTCGCCGGGCTGCGCAACCTCGCAGCGGAACGCGGCATACAAAATTACGGGCGCCTGCCGCTGGAATCGCTCGTCACGCTGTCGCCGGACGTTCTCATCATCGGCCCGCCGCGCGAGACCCCGGCACTTGCGACCGAACTCGTGCGCCACCCGGTGCTGTGGCACATGCCGCGGCCGATGGAGATCGCGACCGTCCCGCCCCGGCTCTGGATCTGCGCGGGCCCGGACATGTTCGAGGCCGTTGCCATCCTGCGCGAGGCCGCCGCAGAAGCGAGGACACGCCCATGA
- a CDS encoding ABC transporter substrate-binding protein — protein MCAYPPERIVCLTEETVETLRLLGEDWRIVGVPQPTGRSGDLTADRTVVSGFTQADIPAILALQPDLVLTFCDIQNIIASELIWAGVPVHAFNQRNVAGILAMIRMLGAMVDAAAKADRLARSYAARIEQVRNRTSLQQRPRVYFEAWNNPLMSGAGWISDLIEIAGGQDVFAHLRAKPGAADHILTPPQILEAAPEVILASWCGKPVDLDEIRRRQGWGALAAVRDNRLTQIDASLIHQPGPLALTKGLDAIVAALHEREEIAHDVVN, from the coding sequence ATGTGCGCTTACCCGCCCGAAAGGATCGTCTGCCTGACGGAAGAGACCGTAGAAACGCTCCGTCTTCTCGGCGAGGACTGGCGCATCGTCGGGGTGCCGCAACCGACGGGAAGATCAGGCGACTTGACGGCGGACAGGACCGTCGTCTCGGGCTTCACCCAGGCCGATATACCCGCGATCCTTGCTCTCCAACCCGATCTCGTCCTCACCTTCTGCGATATCCAGAACATCATCGCCAGCGAGCTGATCTGGGCGGGCGTGCCCGTTCACGCCTTCAATCAGCGCAACGTGGCCGGGATTCTCGCCATGATCCGTATGCTCGGTGCAATGGTCGACGCAGCAGCGAAGGCCGACCGGCTTGCCCGTTCCTACGCCGCACGTATCGAGCAGGTACGCAACCGCACATCTTTGCAGCAACGGCCACGTGTGTATTTCGAAGCCTGGAACAACCCGCTGATGAGCGGCGCGGGCTGGATTTCAGACCTCATCGAGATCGCAGGCGGTCAGGACGTCTTTGCACATCTTCGGGCAAAACCGGGGGCTGCCGACCACATTCTCACGCCGCCACAAATCCTCGAGGCGGCGCCGGAAGTGATCCTCGCTTCCTGGTGCGGCAAGCCCGTCGACCTCGACGAGATCCGGCGACGGCAGGGCTGGGGCGCGCTTGCCGCGGTGCGCGACAATCGGCTCACCCAGATCGACGCCAGCCTCATCCATCAGCCGGGGCCGCTCGCTTTGACGAAGGGGCTCGATGCGATCGTCGCCGCCTTGCATGAGAGAGAGGAGATTGCCCATGACGTCGTCAATTGA
- a CDS encoding DUF6925 family protein, translating to MIAERKREAAGPERRTGPNIGRCRLNTRRDFCIEDVRNDEQMETCRQISEELLWQVLSTLPKRRSQIGEEARTLDWNEDEMQAFLQNSLLPQSGRWVFGLHGALGEFRTREGDLVDRDGNFAVACVHGAVRLRERRRLRAFEWRQGAAIILALARKQIVGLPNACLASLGRDEAAIREEDRDARLFDLGIGSAITQFCLRTRDPLLIRRLSELEGEAWPLVLSRIGRDIQETSPHRVIASPIGRMEVFSPIQAAGGRPPKGPHTRFFPADIAMGRELPPGVQIPAEYAPCAIFYPTGRTRYPGGLQD from the coding sequence ATGATCGCAGAGCGAAAGCGTGAGGCTGCCGGTCCGGAACGCAGAACCGGACCGAATATCGGCCGCTGCCGACTTAACACGCGCCGCGATTTCTGCATCGAGGACGTGCGCAATGACGAGCAGATGGAGACGTGCAGGCAGATCTCCGAAGAGCTTCTCTGGCAGGTCCTCTCGACGTTGCCGAAGCGGCGGTCACAGATCGGCGAGGAGGCCCGCACTCTCGACTGGAATGAGGACGAGATGCAGGCGTTTCTGCAAAACTCTTTGCTGCCGCAGAGCGGCAGATGGGTTTTTGGTCTGCACGGTGCGCTCGGCGAGTTCAGGACGAGGGAGGGAGACCTGGTGGACCGTGACGGTAACTTCGCCGTCGCTTGCGTTCATGGTGCTGTCCGGCTCCGTGAGAGAAGAAGGCTGCGAGCTTTTGAGTGGCGTCAGGGAGCAGCGATCATTCTCGCCCTCGCGCGCAAGCAAATCGTCGGCCTGCCAAATGCCTGTCTGGCATCGCTCGGGCGTGATGAAGCCGCCATCCGCGAGGAGGATCGTGATGCACGCCTGTTCGATCTCGGAATCGGCTCCGCCATCACCCAATTCTGCCTGCGCACACGCGATCCGCTGCTGATCCGCAGACTAAGCGAACTAGAAGGCGAGGCCTGGCCGCTGGTGCTGAGCCGCATCGGGCGTGACATCCAAGAAACCTCACCCCACCGCGTGATCGCCAGCCCGATTGGGCGGATGGAAGTCTTCTCACCCATCCAGGCGGCAGGCGGCCGCCCCCCGAAAGGGCCACATACACGCTTTTTCCCCGCTGACATCGCCATGGGGCGTGAGCTCCCGCCGGGTGTCCAAATACCGGCTGAATATGCCCCATGCGCAATCTTCTATCCCACCGGACGGACGAGGTATCCCGGCGGCCTCCAGGACTAG
- the metH gene encoding methionine synthase — translation MSPIDDPFEPVATKSDGSEILAALQAAARERILVLDGAMGTQIQGLAFQEDHFRGDRFVGCSCHQQGNNDLLILTQPKAIEDVHYAYAKAGADIIETNTFSSTAIAQADYGMEEMVYELNRDGARLARRAAIRAEREDGKRRFVAGALGPTNRTASISPDVNNPGFRAVTFDDLRVAYGEQLRGLIEGGVDIVLIETIFDTLNAKAAIFACEEVFAERGIRRPVMISGTITDLSGRTLSGQTPTAFWHSIRHAKPFTVGLNCALGAAAMRPHLAELSAVAETFICAYPNAGLPNAFGQYDESPEFMAEQIEAFAREGLVNVVGGCCGSTPEHIAAIAEAVGRHTPRSVPETAPAMRLSGLEPFTLTKDIPFVNVGERTNVTGSAKFRKLITAGDYATALDVARDQVANGAQVIDVNMDEGLIDSKKAMVEYLNLVAAEPDIARVPVMIDSSKWEVIEAGLKCVQGKSIVNSISMKEGEEAFLKHARLCRMYGAAVVVMAFDEVGQADTKDRKVEICTRAYKLLTERVGFPPEDIIFDPNVFAVATGIEEHDNYGVDFIEATGEITGSLPHVHISGGVSNLSFSFRGNEPVREAMHAVFLYHAIQRGMDLGIVNAGQLAVYDTIDPELREACEDVILNRIPKAGGTATERMLDMAERFKGSGGKEAKEKDLAWREWPVEKRLEHALVNGITEFIDEDTEEARRNAERPLHVIEGPLMAGMNVVGDLFGAGKMFLPQVVKSARVMKQAVAVLLPYLEAEKAAAGGVERRTAGKILMATVKGDVHDIGKNIVGVVLACNNYEIVDLGVMVPAAKILETARREKVDIVGLSGLITPSLDEMVHVASEMEREGFDIPLLIGGATTSRVHTAVKIHPQYERGQAVYVTDASRAVGVVGSLLSRETKPGYVEALRAEYRKVSAAHERSEREKQRLPLARARANAHRIDWGSYTPPRPSFTGVRTFGSWDLADLARYIDWTPFFHAWELKGRYPKILEDDKQGPAARQLFEEAQLMLAKIIDEKWLAPKGVIGFWPANVVGDDIRLFADETRTTEIATLFTLRQQLPKRDGRANVALSDFVAPVESGKPDWVGGFVVTAGIEEVAIAERFERDNDDYNAILVKALADRFAEAFAERMHERVRKEFWGYAPNEGLAPDELIGEPYQGIRPAPGYPAQPDHTEKVTLFRLLDAEKSAGVSLTESMAMWPGSSVSGIYLSHPESYYFGVAKVERDQVEDYAARKAMSVPEVERWLGPILNYKPVSSARAAE, via the coding sequence ATGTCCCCAATCGATGATCCCTTCGAGCCCGTGGCGACCAAGTCGGACGGCTCAGAGATTCTCGCCGCTTTGCAGGCCGCAGCGCGCGAGCGCATCCTCGTTCTCGACGGTGCGATGGGCACTCAGATCCAGGGTCTCGCCTTTCAGGAGGATCATTTCCGCGGCGATCGCTTTGTCGGCTGTTCCTGCCATCAGCAAGGCAACAACGATCTTCTGATCCTGACCCAGCCGAAGGCGATCGAGGATGTCCACTACGCCTATGCCAAGGCGGGCGCGGATATCATCGAGACCAACACTTTCTCGTCCACGGCTATCGCCCAGGCCGACTACGGCATGGAGGAGATGGTCTATGAATTGAACCGCGATGGCGCACGGCTGGCGCGGCGAGCGGCGATCCGGGCGGAGCGGGAGGACGGCAAACGCCGCTTCGTCGCCGGTGCGCTGGGACCGACCAACCGGACGGCCTCCATCTCACCGGATGTCAACAATCCGGGCTTTCGCGCTGTCACCTTCGATGACCTTCGCGTCGCCTATGGCGAGCAGTTGCGTGGCCTGATCGAGGGCGGTGTCGACATCGTTCTGATTGAGACGATCTTCGACACGCTGAATGCCAAGGCAGCGATCTTTGCCTGCGAGGAGGTCTTCGCGGAGAGAGGGATCCGCCGGCCAGTGATGATCTCCGGCACGATCACCGACCTTTCGGGCCGTACCCTGTCCGGTCAGACACCGACGGCTTTCTGGCACTCGATCCGCCATGCCAAGCCCTTCACGGTAGGGCTTAACTGTGCACTCGGCGCGGCCGCTATGAGGCCGCACCTGGCTGAGCTTTCTGCTGTCGCCGAGACCTTCATTTGCGCCTATCCGAATGCCGGTCTGCCAAACGCCTTCGGCCAGTATGATGAAAGCCCCGAATTCATGGCGGAGCAGATCGAGGCGTTTGCGCGCGAAGGCTTGGTGAACGTGGTCGGCGGCTGTTGCGGTTCGACGCCGGAACACATTGCCGCCATCGCCGAGGCCGTCGGCCGTCACACACCGCGCAGCGTGCCCGAAACCGCCCCAGCAATGCGTCTCTCGGGACTCGAGCCGTTCACGCTCACCAAGGACATACCCTTCGTGAACGTCGGTGAGCGCACCAACGTGACGGGCTCGGCGAAGTTCCGCAAGCTGATCACCGCCGGCGACTATGCCACGGCGTTGGATGTCGCGCGCGATCAGGTGGCGAACGGTGCGCAGGTCATCGACGTGAATATGGACGAGGGCCTGATCGACTCGAAAAAGGCGATGGTGGAATACCTCAACCTTGTCGCCGCCGAGCCCGATATTGCCCGCGTGCCGGTGATGATCGATTCCTCGAAATGGGAGGTAATCGAGGCTGGCCTCAAATGCGTCCAGGGCAAGTCCATCGTCAATTCGATTTCGATGAAGGAAGGGGAGGAGGCCTTCCTCAAGCACGCCCGGCTGTGTCGTATGTACGGTGCCGCCGTGGTCGTCATGGCTTTCGACGAGGTCGGTCAAGCCGACACCAAGGATCGCAAGGTTGAGATTTGTACCCGCGCCTACAAGCTGCTCACCGAAAGGGTAGGCTTCCCGCCTGAGGACATCATCTTCGATCCCAACGTATTTGCCGTGGCCACGGGCATCGAGGAGCACGACAATTACGGCGTCGATTTCATCGAGGCGACGGGTGAGATCACCGGTTCGCTGCCTCATGTTCACATTTCCGGCGGTGTCTCGAACCTGTCCTTTTCATTCCGCGGAAACGAACCGGTGCGCGAGGCCATGCACGCCGTGTTCCTCTATCATGCCATTCAGCGCGGTATGGATTTGGGTATCGTGAATGCCGGCCAGCTCGCCGTCTACGACACGATCGATCCGGAATTGCGGGAAGCATGCGAGGACGTAATCCTCAACCGAATTCCGAAGGCGGGCGGCACGGCGACCGAGCGCATGCTGGACATGGCCGAGCGGTTCAAGGGTTCTGGTGGAAAGGAAGCGAAGGAGAAAGACCTCGCCTGGCGGGAATGGCCTGTCGAGAAGCGGTTGGAGCATGCGCTGGTCAACGGCATCACCGAGTTCATCGACGAGGACACCGAGGAGGCGCGACGGAATGCCGAGCGGCCGTTGCACGTCATAGAAGGGCCGCTGATGGCCGGAATGAACGTCGTCGGCGACCTGTTCGGCGCGGGTAAGATGTTCCTGCCGCAGGTGGTGAAATCGGCCCGCGTAATGAAACAGGCCGTGGCCGTTCTCCTGCCCTACCTGGAGGCCGAAAAGGCCGCCGCTGGGGGGGTGGAGCGGCGGACCGCGGGCAAAATCCTGATGGCGACGGTGAAGGGCGACGTCCATGACATCGGCAAGAACATCGTCGGCGTCGTGCTCGCCTGCAACAACTACGAGATCGTCGATCTCGGCGTCATGGTCCCGGCTGCCAAAATACTGGAGACGGCGCGGCGGGAGAAGGTGGACATCGTCGGCCTTTCCGGACTGATCACCCCGTCTCTCGACGAGATGGTGCATGTCGCCTCCGAAATGGAGCGCGAGGGCTTCGACATCCCGCTCCTGATCGGCGGCGCGACGACGAGCCGTGTGCACACCGCGGTCAAGATCCATCCGCAGTACGAGCGTGGCCAGGCTGTCTATGTGACCGATGCCAGCCGCGCGGTCGGCGTGGTCGGCAGCCTTCTGTCGCGGGAGACGAAGCCCGGCTACGTCGAAGCGTTGCGCGCCGAATACCGGAAAGTGAGCGCGGCACATGAGCGCTCGGAGCGCGAGAAGCAGCGACTGCCGCTGGCCAGGGCGCGCGCGAACGCGCACAGGATCGACTGGGGCAGCTACACGCCGCCGCGCCCGTCCTTCACGGGGGTAAGAACGTTCGGGAGCTGGGATCTGGCCGATCTCGCGCGCTACATCGACTGGACGCCATTCTTCCACGCCTGGGAGTTGAAGGGCCGCTACCCCAAAATTCTCGAGGACGACAAGCAAGGGCCTGCCGCCCGTCAGCTTTTTGAGGAAGCACAGCTGATGTTGGCGAAGATCATCGACGAAAAGTGGCTTGCGCCGAAAGGCGTCATAGGCTTCTGGCCCGCCAACGTGGTCGGTGACGACATCCGTCTCTTCGCGGACGAGACACGCACGACGGAGATCGCGACGCTTTTCACGCTGCGCCAGCAATTGCCCAAGCGCGATGGCAGGGCCAATGTCGCTCTTTCCGATTTCGTGGCGCCGGTCGAAAGCGGAAAGCCGGATTGGGTCGGCGGATTCGTGGTTACCGCCGGCATCGAGGAGGTCGCCATCGCCGAGCGGTTCGAGCGAGACAACGACGATTACAACGCCATTCTGGTCAAGGCGCTTGCCGATCGTTTCGCCGAAGCATTCGCCGAGCGAATGCATGAACGTGTGCGCAAAGAGTTCTGGGGATACGCGCCGAATGAGGGCCTGGCGCCGGACGAGCTCATCGGAGAGCCCTACCAGGGAATCCGACCTGCTCCGGGCTATCCCGCACAGCCCGATCATACGGAAAAGGTCACTCTCTTCAGGTTGCTCGACGCCGAGAAATCCGCGGGTGTAAGTCTCACCGAAAGCATGGCGATGTGGCCGGGCTCCTCCGTCTCCGGGATTTATCTGTCCCATCCGGAAAGCTACTATTTTGGGGTTGCCAAAGTGGAGCGCGATCAGGTCGAGGACTATGCAGCTCGCAAGGCCATGAGCGTGCCGGAAGTCGAGAGGTGGCTGGGGCCAATACTGAACTACAAGCCGGTTTCATCCGCCCGAGCGGCCGAATAG
- a CDS encoding benzoate/H(+) symporter BenE family transporter — MLAGLKLSHIVAGCIAVLLGYTSSVAIIFQAIDVLGASQAEANSWMLALGLGMGISGLILSLRYRMPILTAWSTPGAALLVISLDGVPMNEAIGAFLFCGLLLTLTGITGWFERLSHLIPDTIGNALLAGILFQFGLGIFSSMEENLPLVAVMCAVYLAGRRWFPRFAIPSVLFAGCAFCAATGAFQAGEGIDFSVAQPVFTMPAFSLPVLLGVGLPLFIVTMASQNTPGIVTLKASGYEPPVSACLTVTGLTTLLLAPFGGYAFNLAAITAAICAGPEADENPKTRYKAVVVTGVIYCVVGLLGAAVISLFLIAPKALVVTVAGLALLNTIGASLSAALGQPEKREAALVTFMTTVSGISFLGVGAPLWALLLGIATGALLSPRGRRALRPVFARR; from the coding sequence ATGCTGGCGGGGCTGAAACTATCCCACATCGTCGCGGGCTGCATTGCCGTCCTTCTCGGCTATACGAGCAGTGTCGCGATCATCTTTCAGGCGATTGATGTCCTGGGTGCCTCCCAGGCGGAGGCCAACAGCTGGATGCTGGCGCTCGGCCTCGGCATGGGGATCAGCGGTCTGATCCTCTCCCTGCGCTACCGGATGCCGATCCTGACGGCCTGGTCCACGCCCGGTGCGGCACTTCTCGTCATCAGCCTCGATGGCGTACCGATGAACGAGGCGATCGGCGCCTTTCTCTTCTGCGGCCTCTTGTTGACGCTGACCGGCATCACCGGATGGTTCGAACGATTGTCCCATCTCATTCCCGATACCATCGGCAACGCCCTGCTCGCGGGCATCCTGTTCCAGTTTGGGCTCGGGATCTTTTCCTCCATGGAGGAAAATCTTCCTCTCGTCGCGGTGATGTGCGCGGTCTATCTCGCCGGCCGGCGTTGGTTTCCCCGCTTCGCCATTCCCTCCGTCCTCTTTGCGGGCTGCGCTTTCTGTGCTGCGACCGGGGCGTTTCAGGCCGGGGAGGGGATCGATTTTTCTGTCGCCCAGCCGGTCTTCACCATGCCGGCCTTCTCCCTGCCGGTGTTGCTCGGTGTCGGATTGCCGCTTTTCATCGTCACCATGGCCTCGCAGAACACGCCCGGCATCGTCACGCTGAAAGCCTCGGGATACGAACCGCCGGTTTCCGCCTGCCTCACCGTCACCGGTTTGACGACGCTCCTTCTGGCACCCTTCGGAGGTTATGCCTTCAATCTCGCCGCCATCACGGCGGCGATCTGCGCCGGGCCGGAGGCCGATGAGAACCCGAAGACCCGCTACAAGGCCGTCGTCGTGACGGGCGTCATCTATTGCGTGGTGGGGCTTCTGGGCGCGGCCGTCATCAGTCTGTTTCTCATCGCCCCAAAAGCCCTGGTGGTGACGGTCGCGGGTCTCGCCTTGCTGAACACGATCGGTGCGAGCCTGAGCGCCGCGCTGGGGCAGCCGGAAAAACGGGAAGCGGCCCTGGTGACGTTTATGACCACCGTCTCGGGCATCAGCTTCCTCGGCGTCGGCGCCCCGCTCTGGGCGCTGCTGCTGGGGATCGCCACTGGCGCGCTTCTCTCCCCGCGCGGCCGGCGGGCCTTAAGACCGGTCTTCGCCAGGCGGTAG
- a CDS encoding helix-turn-helix domain-containing protein, which yields MTEAKIRINLKAVRARAGLSLAQAAELTGVSKAMLGQIERGESSPTIATLWKLAKGFQLPLTAFIEDLVQTTGSFAPAQARPIQFQGSIGFHTVFPFDPLFGSETFLMTLQPGQVHMSNAHDTGVVEDVFVTRGAMEVLIAGEWQSCRYGDAFRFPADQPHGYRNMSAEIAHFHNTIHYPKTALFETTDRDATPVKSDKAK from the coding sequence ATGACTGAGGCAAAAATCCGGATCAATCTGAAGGCGGTGCGCGCCCGCGCGGGCCTGAGCCTGGCGCAGGCGGCCGAGCTCACCGGCGTCAGCAAGGCCATGCTCGGCCAGATCGAGCGCGGGGAATCGAGCCCCACGATCGCAACGCTCTGGAAACTCGCCAAAGGCTTCCAACTGCCGCTGACCGCCTTCATCGAGGACCTGGTTCAAACCACGGGCAGCTTCGCGCCCGCACAAGCCCGACCAATCCAGTTTCAGGGCAGCATCGGCTTTCACACCGTCTTCCCGTTCGACCCCCTCTTCGGCTCCGAGACGTTTTTGATGACACTTCAACCGGGCCAGGTGCATATGTCGAACGCGCACGATACGGGCGTCGTCGAAGACGTCTTCGTCACGCGCGGCGCGATGGAGGTCTTGATCGCCGGAGAATGGCAGAGCTGCCGCTATGGGGACGCCTTCCGCTTCCCCGCCGACCAGCCGCACGGCTATCGCAACATGAGCGCCGAAATCGCGCACTTCCACAACACGATTCACTATCCGAAGACGGCCCTGTTCGAGACGACCGACCGGGACGCCACACCCGTCAAATCGGACAAGGCCAAGTAA
- a CDS encoding ROK family transcriptional regulator produces the protein MRGFSQLSPTERRLLLEVFWARTSARSDLAGRLDFSKSKINAAITDLIGAGLITEIGPQPSSGGRRAEGLRVTLRDGLIAGVDIRATHMDVALLSPDMSVMARHCEPISVRGEPEPLFARLRDVIDLLLRQMGYERERIRMIGIGVPGPVDFESARLATPPLMPLWEGFSPRQALAADFDVPIFVDNDVNILALGTLWHLSRSADDFLVVKVATGIGCGIICRGQVYRGVDGAAGDVGHICIDPNGPVCHCGNVGCVEAMAAAPAIARAGATAARSGESPRLLELLQEHGALSPEDVGLASREGDPAANAIIRGAGADVGRMLATLVNFFNPSHVFICGGVAAIGPAFLASIRQSVYQRSLALSTRHLAIRPIPHPDDAGIVGAGVLGFLEAI, from the coding sequence ATGCGCGGCTTTTCGCAATTGTCGCCGACCGAGCGCCGGCTGCTGCTCGAGGTCTTCTGGGCGCGCACCAGCGCCCGCAGCGATCTGGCCGGCCGGCTCGATTTCTCCAAGAGCAAGATCAATGCGGCGATCACCGATCTCATCGGTGCAGGACTGATCACCGAGATCGGGCCCCAGCCCTCCTCCGGCGGGCGCCGCGCGGAGGGGCTGCGCGTCACGCTTCGCGACGGCCTGATCGCCGGCGTCGACATTCGCGCCACCCATATGGACGTCGCCCTTCTGTCTCCGGACATGAGCGTCATGGCCCGGCACTGCGAGCCGATCTCCGTGCGCGGCGAGCCGGAGCCGTTGTTTGCCCGCCTGCGCGATGTGATCGATCTGCTGCTACGACAGATGGGCTATGAGCGAGAGCGCATCCGCATGATCGGCATCGGCGTGCCGGGACCGGTCGATTTCGAGAGCGCCCGTCTCGCCACCCCGCCCTTGATGCCGCTCTGGGAGGGGTTTTCGCCGCGTCAGGCGCTGGCGGCCGATTTCGACGTGCCGATCTTCGTCGACAACGACGTCAACATTCTCGCCCTCGGCACGCTGTGGCATCTGTCGCGCAGCGCCGACGATTTCCTCGTCGTCAAGGTTGCGACCGGCATCGGCTGCGGCATCATCTGCCGCGGCCAGGTCTATCGCGGCGTCGACGGGGCGGCAGGCGATGTCGGCCATATCTGCATCGATCCGAACGGCCCCGTCTGTCATTGCGGCAATGTCGGCTGTGTCGAGGCGATGGCGGCGGCCCCCGCGATCGCACGCGCCGGTGCGACAGCGGCCCGTTCAGGCGAGAGCCCGCGGCTTCTTGAACTGTTGCAGGAGCATGGCGCCTTGAGCCCGGAGGATGTCGGTCTCGCGAGCCGGGAAGGCGATCCGGCCGCCAATGCCATCATCCGTGGTGCCGGCGCCGATGTCGGGCGGATGCTCGCCACCCTCGTCAATTTCTTCAATCCGAGCCATGTTTTCATCTGCGGCGGCGTTGCCGCCATCGGCCCGGCCTTCCTCGCCTCTATCCGCCAGAGCGTCTATCAGCGCTCGCTGGCGCTTTCGACGCGCCATCTCGCCATCCGGCCGATCCCGCATCCCGATGATGCCGGCATCGTCGGAGCCGGCGTCCTCGGATTCCTCGAAGCGATCTGA